TCGGCCGTCGGATGGTTATCAGACCCGGCCCCCAGCCCCGGCGCGCCGGCGCCGGCGCGACCCGCGGTGGCGACCAGCAGAAGTGCGGCTAGCAGCAGGGTGGCGGAGTGACCGCCGAGGAACGAGTTCCTTGGGGGAAGAGAGCTCATAGGGGCCTCCTTTCGCGAGATCCGGGCTTTGGGACGGACCTCCTGAGTCAGGGTGAAGGTCCCCATTATATTTCCTTCTCCTGGGCCGCTGGGGAATGCTTGGGCCTCGAGGCCAATCTGGGGATACCCCGGGCTCCGTATCTCCAATGGTTACAATGGCGGCCTGCCGTCGAGGCTCCCAGGAGTCTCCCGGACCGTCGCTTTTTCATTCCAGCAGGAGAATCCGATATGCGTTCGTTATTTCATGTTTCTTACGTCCCTTCGCGGTTCCTTCCCTTCGTCGCCGTCGCGCTTCTTGCCGGCGTGCTCCTATCCGGCGTCGCCTGCGGCGGAGCCTGTCCCCTGGGCGCCGCTCCCGCCAATGAGGAGGAGAGCCAGGGCACGGCGGTGGAGGAGGTGGCGGCGGAGAACGTCGAGATCGCTACCTTCGCCGGCGGTTGCTTTTGGTGCATGGAGCCGCCTTTCGAGAAGCTCGACGGGGTGATGTCCGTCGTCTCCGGGTATACCGGCGGAGAGGAAGAGAACCCGACCTACAAACAGGTCTCCTACGGTCGCACCGGCCACGCCGAGGCAGTGCAGGTCACCTACGACAAGACCCGGGTGAGCTACGAAGACTTGCTCCACGTCTTCTGGCGCAGCATCGATCCGACCCAGGTCAACGGCCAATTCGCCGACCGCGGCACCCAATACCGCACCGGCATCTTCTATCACTCGGAGGAGCAGAAGCGGCTGGCGGAGGAATCCAAGCAGGAGCTGGAAGAGAACGGCCCGTTCGATAAGCCCATCGTCACCGAGATCACCGAGGCGGGACCGTTCTACGAGGCGGAGGACTACCACCAGGACTTCTACAAGAAGAATCCGGTGCGCTACAAGTCCTACGCCCGGGGTTCCGGCCGCCTCGGCTTCCTCGAGCGCACCTGGGGCTCGGAAGAGGAGCATTGAGGGGCTGGCCGTAGAAGAGCCCAGTCCAAGAATCCTGGGAGCGCCGGCTTCCCAGCCGCCCGGGGCTAGCAGCTGCTGTCGCCCCTCCGGGGCTTGGGAGTTCTTCGGATCGCACACCCGGGGCTCGCGCCCCGGGCTAGATGCCTCCGCCCCTCCGGGGCTTTTCTGTGCCGCCGGGGCTCCAATGTGGCGACCACTCCCGGGGCTTGCACCCCGGGCTAGATGCCTCCGCCCCTCCGGGGCTCTGCTATGGCTCGTTCCCACGGTCCACCGTGGGAACCTCTACGGTGCCGCAAGGGCCTTGGCCGAGACCCCGCTCCAGCGGGGTGAGAGATGGCTTCGCAGCACGGGCCGGAGTCGTACTCGGCCTGTCACCACATTGCGACAGGGGGCCGACTGCGTCCGTGCTAGCTTCAATCAACCGGTGTTCCGCCGGCCTCCTACTGATCCTCAATCCACCGCCGGAGGTCCCCCGATGATCCCGAGAGCCCTCGCTGTCGTTCCCCACTCCTGTTGCTCGCTCTCCGCCCCCGGACTTGTGGGCCGCTGGCTCATGGCGCTGTTGTTGGCGGGGAGCCTCACCTTGGGTTTGGCCAGCCCGGCTGCGGCGATGCCCGTGCCGGGACCGGCGGAGGAGAGCGGTGGAGAAGAGGCTGCGGCCCTCGATCCCGTGGTGCAGGATGTGGTCTCCATGCTCGAGCGGGGTGTGGGAGAGGCGTTGGTGGTGCGCTGGTTGGAATCCTCGGCGCCTGAATCCGGGGCACTGAGCGCCGAAGACCTCATCGCCCTCACCGAGGCCGGCGCTTCCGAGGAGCTCATCGGCCAGCTCCTCGACCGCGGCACCAGCCCGGCTTCCGAGCGAGGTACTGAGATGGAAGCCACTCCTGCGGCGCAGGAGCCCGCTGCTCCGGCCCCACCCCTGGTGCCCGCCGCTGCATCGACCCCGCCGCCGGCTGCTCCGCCGGCCCCGGCCGCGCCGTCAGCGAAGGCCCAGCCGCCTGCGACCCAGCCTCCAGTAGCGCCCGCTCCCGGCGTAGCCGCGGGGCAGGCTCGGGTCGAGTTCGAGATGCTCTACGCGCCGGTAGTGGGGGAGGACGAAGAGGCCTGGGATCTCTACGTCTATCTCGACGGCGCCGTCCTCGCCTGGGTGCCGGCGTCGACCCTGCTGCGGGGGGACCCCATGTCCTTCCAGCGCACTCTGCCCGCCGGCCGCCACGTGCTGCGCTTGCTGCTGGAACGCCACGAGCGTAGCGGCAAGAGCTACCGCCACTACGCCCGGGTCGAGCCCCGGCAGTGGGTCCTCGAAGTCGGCGAGGGCGCCGGCTGGCAAGCTCGTCTGGACGTCAAAGAATCCCGCTTCCGGCCCTTCGCCGACGGGGACATGGAAGTCTCCTGGCAGGTGCTGCGCGGCGGAGAGGTGACCCACAATGCCGAGCATCGCTCCGAAGCCCCCGGCGGCTGGGCTCCTCTGTGCGAGGAAGTGGAGACCTTCTTCGATTCCGATGGCCGGGTGCCCTTGGCCTTCCGTTCCGAGATGAAGCAGTGCGTCCGCTGGCAGGCCCTGTGGCCGGAGGATCTCGAGGCCCCCTCGCGCACCGAGGTTCGCCAGCGCCTGGCCCAATACGACTACCGCCCCAAGCCGCTGGACGCTCGATAGCCTGGCCTCATCGGCTCTTCGCCGCAGCTTGCCTCAGTCCGCGCCGGCAGCCGCCTCTGACGGCGCTTCTTCCTCGAAGCGCTGTCCGCAGGGGCAGACCAAGGTGGACGGGTGGTTGAAGAATTGGCACTCGGGGCATTGCCAGGTGGAGCGGGCGCGCTTTCCTCTGCCCAGCAGGAAAAAGACTCCGACATAGCAGAGCACCAGCCAGAGACCGCCGACGGCAAAGGTCGGGCCCGGCGGCAGGACGAAGCTGATCAGGCCATAGCCGGTCAGAGCGACGGGCATGGCCAGCCAAGGCTCGCCGCCGCGGCGCCGGGTCAGGTCCCCGATGATGCCGGCGGCGAGGAGCACGCCGATGAGCTCGATCACGCGAAGCTCTCCTTTCTCTCAGGAGCCAACCAGAGGACTCACCGAGAGCAGTGGAACCAATAGACTTTCTCTTTCGTTGAATTTATCACGAGCTGTTAGATGGGGAAGAATCTAGCTCGGAGGGCTCGAAGTACGGGGCCGGCTACCTCCCACCGCTTTGCACCTCGTCCAGACCGCGCCCGACGAAGATGCCGGCAAAGCCCAGCAGGGCGAGAATCAACAGCATGCCCTCCGGGCCGACCCAGGTGACCAGGGCGCCCAGGGCGCTGGTGGCCAGCAGCACCAGGCCGATGAGGGTGTTGGCGGTGGCCACGTAGTCGGTGCGGCGGTTGCCCTCGGCCATGTCGACGACGTGGGTTTTGCGGCCCTGGCGCACGCCCTCGTGGGCGATGCTGAGGACGAAGAAGCCCACCAGCGGCACCCAGGGGCTGTCCAGCCACTGCTGCTGCCAGCGGGCGACGGCGAAGACCAGCACCCCCAGGACGCTGGCGAGCCCGGCGGCGGTGAGCATCACCCGCCGGCTGGAGCGGTCCGCCCAGCGGCCCCAGATCAGCGACGAGAGGGTCGACGCCAGGCCGCCGGCGAGGACGAAGTAGGCGAGCAGGGAGATCTCCTCACCGGCTCGCTCCCGGGCCAGGAGCACATAGTAGGGACCCGCCAGGGCGGTGGAGACGAAAAGCGCTCGGGCGAGTACGAAGCGGCGGAATTGAGTTTCCCGGCGCAGCAGCCGCAGGCGTTCTAGGGCATCGGAGAAGTCCGCGCTGCCGTCGGTTTCCCCCGGCTCCTCGGCGATGCGGGCGAAGAGGCCGGCGGCGAGGAGCCAGAGGGCACCGGCGGCAGCCAGCAGGAGCCCCAGCGTTTGCGGCGAGAGCTCGCCGGGCTGGATGCCCACCAGAGCCAGGGCGACCCCCATGGTGAGGGCTCCGGAGATGCTCGCCGCCAGGCCGCCGGCCCGCCCCCGCCGGCCCTTGGGCAGGATCTTGCCCTTGACGTCCTTGGAGGCCATGGAGGACAGGCTGCGGGAGAGGCTGAAGACCACCACCGCAGCGAGGATCAAGAGCCCGGCGGTGGTGCCGGAGGTAAAGGCCGCGGCGGCGCCGATGCCGGCGATGGCCAAGGCCTGGAGCACGCTGCCCAAGACCCACACCCATTTGCGCACCGCCAGTCGGCGGACCCAGCCGCCGAGGACGATCTGCGGCAGCATGGAGCCCGATTCGCGGATGGGCACCAGCAGTCCCACCAGAGCACCCGGAGCCCCGGCGGCACTCATCACCCAGGTGAGGGTGGTCTTGGGATTGGCCAGGGCGTCCCCGAGCTTGGTGAGCACCAGCGAGGCGACATAGAGAAAGAAGTTTCCCGGCACCTCCCGGCAGGCGTCCTCGCTCAGCTCGCCGCAAAAGCGACTGCCGTCGTCCTCGAACCACTGATCGTAGAGCTCGTCGAGACGAGCCTCGGCGGATTGGGGGAGGGCGGGATTCATGAGCTTCTCGGGACGGTAACACCGGTTTCGGGGCGCGGCCCGAAGAACGGCGACAGCGAGTGTACTGCAACGGGGGATGGGCTGTTCTCGCCGCCTTTCCGGGACTCATTCTCGTCTCGACACGGGCAGGGGCGGAAGAGCTCTGCAGAGCCTTCCCCGGTCCGTCGGGAACCAGGAGCAATCTGGAGCTCGGGGCCAGCTTATGACGACAGGGCGAGGGCCGAGACTTGAATATTCATGCAGGAATGATATTCTTTAATCAACAATCACTAAAGAGTGGTAAGGGCTTCGCGAAGCTCCGACGCCATTCACGGACCTGTGTTGAAAGGAGCCTCGTCATGAATCGAAAGCTCATCGTATTCGGTCTCGCCCTGGTATTTCTCATCGCTCCGGCGCTGGTAGCTTCGGCAACTACGGCCAATTTCGAGGGTTGGTGCTCGTCCAGCTTCCCCAATAACTGTGTCTTCGATACCCGGCGCCCAACGGCTTCGCCGACTTCCTGCGGCAGCTCGAGTATCGATGAATTCTTCTGGGACTACGGCGACAACACC
This window of the Acidobacteriota bacterium genome carries:
- the msrA gene encoding peptide-methionine (S)-S-oxide reductase MsrA, translating into MRSLFHVSYVPSRFLPFVAVALLAGVLLSGVACGGACPLGAAPANEEESQGTAVEEVAAENVEIATFAGGCFWCMEPPFEKLDGVMSVVSGYTGGEEENPTYKQVSYGRTGHAEAVQVTYDKTRVSYEDLLHVFWRSIDPTQVNGQFADRGTQYRTGIFYHSEEQKRLAEESKQELEENGPFDKPIVTEITEAGPFYEAEDYHQDFYKKNPVRYKSYARGSGRLGFLERTWGSEEEH
- a CDS encoding MFS transporter, producing the protein MNPALPQSAEARLDELYDQWFEDDGSRFCGELSEDACREVPGNFFLYVASLVLTKLGDALANPKTTLTWVMSAAGAPGALVGLLVPIRESGSMLPQIVLGGWVRRLAVRKWVWVLGSVLQALAIAGIGAAAAFTSGTTAGLLILAAVVVFSLSRSLSSMASKDVKGKILPKGRRGRAGGLAASISGALTMGVALALVGIQPGELSPQTLGLLLAAAGALWLLAAGLFARIAEEPGETDGSADFSDALERLRLLRRETQFRRFVLARALFVSTALAGPYYVLLARERAGEEISLLAYFVLAGGLASTLSSLIWGRWADRSSRRVMLTAAGLASVLGVLVFAVARWQQQWLDSPWVPLVGFFVLSIAHEGVRQGRKTHVVDMAEGNRRTDYVATANTLIGLVLLATSALGALVTWVGPEGMLLILALLGFAGIFVGRGLDEVQSGGR